TCTTATAATGCCTACCCCAATCGTTCACGCAATAAATTGCAGGTAAATTTAGGTTCTTCCCTATTCTAAAACCCAGCTGATAAACCTCACCTTTCCCCAAGCTTAACTTACCATTCTTGTATAATGAATATAGAGAATCTATTTTGAATTGTTGATCTGGTGTAACTTCAACAGCTATAATGGTAGGTTTAAAATCACCTATGGCCTTGGCAATGGCAATAATTTCGGACTGGTAAGGTTCCTCTAATACGGATATTTTATCCTTATCTTTAGTTTTAACCGCATCTAAATTGGGATAGGCAAAATGAAAAACACCTAGAGTCATTACTTTTGTTTGAGGCGGAAGGTCATTGGCTTGACCCAATGAAATACCACTAATAAATACCCCACAGAGTAAAACGAATAATTGTTTCATTCTATTTGCTAATTGATTACTCCGAATGGGACGTTCAACCTCAGTAGAAGTTACAAAACAGTTCGTAAGTTCCTCCAGTGGAAATGTATATGGCGCTCATATTCACATCCTCCAAAGCAGTATCGCCGCTAGAAAATGCCTTTTATTTATTATTGCTTGCTATAATCATCTTTACTATTCCCTTAAACGGTTTGCTGAAGATCACCGACAAACCATCTTCCCCTTTCTGAATTTCGCATATTTTGGGAGATGAAGTATTCTTCAACCGTTCTACGGTGCAATCATTATCGACCGACAGTTGAATTGGCCGTAAGGGTATTCTAAATACGCCTAGGTCATAGGTATTGCCTAGGAGAACAATGCTTTTCCCAATAACCAGCTGCTCAAAGGGCTCAACTCTCGATTTAATTGGAACATTTACTCTGCCTCCTTTTGCAGGAACAGTAAAAGCAACACTTTCAAAAAACAGTTCCACCTCAACCCGCCTTGCCGACTCAATTTTCGCATGGTAGAACTCCTTAAATTTTATCTGAAAACAATATGTTGCATACCCCATACTATTATACCCAACAAAGATTAATACTACGGCCAAGGGTAATCGCATCAGGTATAGATAATCGGCAAATTCAGGGTTATGGATTTGATGGTTATTAACCATAATGCTTATTGCTGCTATTACAATGGTAGCAACCACTATGGCAATCCAATAAGCCAATGCCTTTTTATCGTTGAATAGAAATTTCAGGTAGGACATGGATTAAAACTTAATCGTGGTATAAGATACAAAATCATTTGCCAATAATCTCATTATAGATCTTTATATAACCTATCCTTCTCCCACTGCACCACATTGTTTTTTATGTAATGCATAACTCGTTCATACTCCTCCTGATTTCGGATTATGCGATCGTAATAACGAGGCTGCCAGGAAAACTCGATTCTATGAAAGGTGGCATATTTTTTCACCCCAATTTTATAACCACGTATTATCGATCCCAAATTTTTTGTTTGGGGGCCAAACGTATTGTTTAGATTCAAACGTCGGGTGGGTAACGGTACCTGTAGAGACGCAAAATTTTGCGTCTCTACCTCGTTCATTTCATTACCCTTCGTTATATCCAACCCGAAATTTTGCATTTCTGCCACATTCATTTCACCACAATCGGCATTATCCCTTCCGATAAAATTGGGTGTTCCATTTTTTTCAACAATTACTATCCCATGAATATGATTTGGCATAACCACAAATACATCCAATTTCACAAAAGGGAAATGTGTAGGAATTTCCATCCAACAATTGTGCGCCACCAACCCCAGTTCCGACAACCCCATCACCGCATTCACAATTTGTCCAAAATAGTGCACATCCCCAGCGGTACAGATGGTAATGAAGTAAATTCCGTCTGTTGAATAATCCCACCAAGCTGCTCGGGACGATGCTATTCGAAACCGATCTTGAAACTTCTTCATAGCACAAAATCGAGTTGGTAATCAATTGCAATGGTGGTAGTATGCCACCCTAGTCAAACTGTTTGGCCTCCTCCCAAATCTTGTTCATCTCGTCGAGGGTCATATCTTTCAGGCTTCTTCCTGCCTTTATGGTTCGCTCTTCGAGGTAGCCAAAGCGCTTCATAAACTTCTGGTTGGTACGCTCCAGCGCACTTTCTGGATCAACACCGTAGAGCCGGGCAGCATTCACCACCGAAAATAGTAGGTCGCCAAACTCCTGCTCGGTCTTTTCCCGATTGTTGTCGCTCACCTCCTTGCGCAGCTCGCGGTACTCCTCCTCCACCTTATCCCAAACTTGGGTTCGCTCCTCCCAGTCGAACCCCACGGCGCGCACCTTC
This Williamwhitmania sp. DNA region includes the following protein-coding sequences:
- a CDS encoding MazG family protein codes for the protein GQVVENWEQLKLKEKDGNKTVLSGVPKALPALIKANRIQEKVRAVGFDWEERTQVWDKVEEEYRELRKEVSDNNREKTEQEFGDLLFSVVNAARLYGVDPESALERTNQKFMKRFGYLEERTIKAGRSLKDMTLDEMNKIWEEAKQFD